A genomic window from Periophthalmus magnuspinnatus isolate fPerMag1 chromosome 16, fPerMag1.2.pri, whole genome shotgun sequence includes:
- the utp11 gene encoding probable U3 small nucleolar RNA-associated protein 11, translated as MSSFRKALKSRQKNHHERSQPGFRKHLGLLEKKKDYKLRADDYHKKQNTLAALRKKALDKNPDEFYFKMINSQLKDGVHVAKKSTDEEMTEEQKKMMRTQDIKYIEMKRVAEAKKIERLKGELHLLDTDNKPKNKHIFFVDSKKKVQSFDLATHLNTMPELVDRVFNRPTIDTLKTKSIQGAVDPQSVEKLSKQRRHQYKILGQRIDREKKMFVISEKIQTRKDLQDKRRKIKVKNETKNSAAVYKFQAKRQR; from the exons ATGTCGTCTTTCAGGAAAGCGTTGAAATCCCGACAAAAAAACCACCATGAAAGATCTCAG CCCGGATTTCGAAAACATCTGGGATTAttggagaaaaagaaagactaCAAACTTAGAGCAGA TGACTATCACAAGAAGCAAAACACACTTGCTGCTTTGCGAAAGAAAGCACTGGACAAGAATCCCGATGAGTTctacttcaaaatgataaatTCTCAGCTGAAG GATGGAGTACACGTAGCAAAGAAATCCACTGACGAAGAGATGACAGAGGAACAGAAGAAGATGATGCGGACACAGGACATCAAATACATAGAAATGAAGAGAGTTGCAGAAGCTAAG AAAATTGAGAGGTTAAAAGGAGAGCTTCATCTTCTAGACACAGacaacaaaccaaaaaacaagcACATATTCTTTGTGGATTCTAAAAAAAAAG ttcaGTCATTTGATTTGGCGACTCACCTCAACACTATGCCTGAGCTGGTGGACAGAGTGTTCAACAGGCCAACTATAGATACGTTGAAAACAAAGAGCATCCAAGGAGCTGTAGATCCTCAAAGTGTTGAG AAACTAAGTAAGCAGCGTAGACACCAGTATAAAATCCTTGGCCAGAGGATAGACAGGGAAAAGAAGATGTTTGTCATTAGTGAAAAAATTCAGACCAGAAAAGATTTGCAG GATAAAAGAAGGAAGATTAAGGTAAAGAATGAGACCAAAAATTCTGCAGCTGTCTACAAATTTCAAGCAAAGAGGCAGCGCTGA